Below is a window of Saccharomonospora viridis DSM 43017 DNA.
TCTGGCCCGGACGCTGCGACAGCCGTTGGTGGTGGTGCGGGGCGAACCGGCGCCACCGGATGCTCCCGTGGTGGTGGGAGTGGACGGTTCGGGCACCAGTGTGCGGGCCGTGGACTTCGCGTTCGTGTTCGCGCAAGAGCACGGCGTGCCGTTGCGGGCGGTGCATTCCTGGAACGACTGGCCGTTGGACACCTACGCCACCGCGCCGCCGGGCCAGGTGGGGTTGTACTACATGGAGGCGGTGCACGAGGCGGCGCGGGAGCAGTTCGAGGAGGTCGCCCGTCGCTATCCCGGTGTGTCGGCGGAGTGGGACGCCGTGGCCGAGCGGCCCACGCATGCGCTGTTGGACCGGGCGGAAGGTGCGCGGCTGCTCGTGGTGGGCAGCCACGGTCGGGGTCCGGTGACCAGGGCGTTGTTGGGGTCGGTGAGCCACGCCGTGCTCTACCACGCCCCGTGTCCCGTCGCGGTGTTGCGCAGCAGGTCCGAGGAGTCCGAGGAGTCGGGCACGGGCTGAGCCCTGCAGCGCTCCTGCAGAGCGCGGTCAGCGCCCAGCCCGTTGGAGGAGGTTGCCGACGAGCATGTCGGCGAGTCGCTCGGCGGAGTCGCAGTTGGTGGCGTGAGGTTTGCGTGGATTCGCCACCGAGGCGGAAACGGTGTAGTGGTCGGCCAGGCCGACGATGACGTGGCAGGACGCCTCTGAGGCTTCCTCGAAAGAGGTCATGACCGCAGGGAAGCCGTGAATGGGCGGTAGCGTTTCCCAAAAGTCAGTTTGTGGTTTTGTGTTCGCATAGACCGCGCTGAGGCCTTCGCCTGTCTTTGTGCTGAAGAAAACAGTGATGATGGTGGCGGAAGCGGAATCCGTCCAATCACACATCGGTCCGGTGGCGAAATCGTCGTCGCGCTCCCCTTCCGGAGCATCGGATCCGAGGGCGGCTTCCACCTGGTCTCGGGTGAACGCGTCGCAGGGGTTCTCCGGCAGCGCCGATTCGGGTAGCGGGTTGTTCACTTTGGGCGCGCCGCTGTGGGGGAGCGCGGGAGCGGAGGACTCCGCGGAGGAGGGGATCCGGCTGCTCGGTGTGGATGGCGTGGTCGGGGTCCCATCCGACGTGGTCGAGCACCCCGTCACGCCCACCAGGATGGCGGCGGTCATCGCGGCGGTTACGGATACTCGCTTCATTCGGCAAACCCCTTTTCCTCGGAGCGGACTGACCCTCCTGCATCGCCGATATCCCGGCTGGTCGATTCGTCCGCGTCGGTCACGTATCCCAGTGCCAGTTCCAGCCGATGCACGAGTTCGTCGAAGTAGGCGATCTCCTTCTTGATGTGTCCGTACCCGTAGCCGAAGGCGCCGGGGTCGTTCGAACCGCCCACGATCGCCTCGTTCAGTTGTACGCTGGCCGGATCCTTAAGCGGGCGGACGCAGTTGTGTAAGACTCCAGGCGCTGTCTTGCAGGTCGATCAACTCATTCCGGATCTCCCGGAATTCCTGTAGGGCACGTTCGGCTTCCTCCCACGTGAGGGAGAAGCCCTGCGCCCCACTGGGAGCGCCTCCACCACCGCCACCGGCGGATGTTCCACCTCGTGTGTGGGTTCGAGACGCTATCCCGTTGACCCAGAACGTGACGTCGTCGAGCCAGTTCGTGCTACCGCTGCCAGCCATGCCTTCTCTTCCGGAACACGTGCCGCTAGCGGAGGGTAGCGCACACCTGACGCGGTGAGAGGCGGACCGGGGGAAGCCCTCACTCCGGGGTTTCGGGGCCGGCTTGGGTGTCGGTGCCGGCCTTCGCGCGTTCCTCCTCCTTCGCGCGGTGTTCGGCGTAGGCCAGGACGGCTCCGCGGATCGCCGCCAGGAGGGGCACGGCGAACAGGACGCCGGCGATGCCGCCCTCCGCGCCGCCGATGACCAGCGCCACCAGGACCACGGCGGGATGGAGGCTGGTGAAGTTCCCCTGCAGGATGGGGTGCAGTACCTGTCCTTCGAGCTGCTGCACCAGCAGCACCACTCCGAGGATGATGAGCGCGGGGACGAACCCGTTGCTCACGAGTGTGACCGCCACAGCGAGGAAGCCCGACACCACCGCGCCGATGTACGGGATGAAGCCACCGATGAACACCAACGCCGCCAAGGGCACGGTGAGGGGGACTCCCACGATCGCCAGGCCGATGCCGATCCCGATGGCGTCGATGAGCGCCACGAGCGCCGTCACCCGTACGTAGATCACGACGCCGCGGTAGGCCCGGCGGCCGATGGAGTCGAGGAGTTCGCGTGTGCTCGGTCGCCACGGCAGCAGGGTCGCCGCCCACAGCCGTGGGCCCGCGTGGAGGAACATGATGAACAGCACCAGCGCGATCAACAGGCCCACGAAGAACGATCCGACCGTGCTGAACGCGGTGAGTGTCTGACTGACGAGGGTGTCCTGGTTGCCGCCGATCCAGTTCTGCACCCGGCCGAGCAGTTCGCCGCTGGCGGGGAACGGGCTCTGGCTCAGCCAGGAGCGGAGTTGTTCGATGCTCTCCAGCACTCTTCGGCGCAGCTCGTCGTAGGAGTCGATGACGGAGAACACCACGAAGGCCACGAGTCCGCCGACGATGACGAATCCGAAGAGGAGTGCCGCGACGACGGCGAGGGGACGCGGCCAGCGGTGGCGGACGAGCCAGCTGACCACGGGTTCCAGCACGGCGGTGAACAGCAGCGCCACGGCCAGGGGGATGATGACGTAGCTCAGGTGCTTGCCGATGTTGCGCAACGCCCACAGCGCCGCGAACAGGATGAGGAACTGCGCCGAGATGACGGCCGCGCGGCGGAGCATCCCGGAGGTGAACCGCACGGCCGGTTCGGACATGACCCCTCCAGCGACGCTTACTGATTTCGGGGCCCGGATATCCACTGTGTAAGGGAGTGAAACCAGCTTCACCGGGCTGTGACGGCGGTGCCACCGGCATTTGTGGGCATCCATCTGCCGAGGTGCAGGGGGCGGGGCTGATCCGCGGTGGCGGGGTGACTGTTTGTCACCCCTGGAAGGGGGTAGCCCATCGACATGAGTGCGGTTCTCAACGCGGCACGACAGGTGCGCAGCCGTTACTCGGGTTCCGAGCCACGGCCGCTGGGCGGCTATCTCGGGGCTTTGGTGACGTTCGTCGTTGCCGTGGGCACGGCGACGGCCGTGGGGCGGGCACGGAAGGTGCCGCTGCCCGAGCGGCTCGCTGTGCAGGACGTGGTGATGTTGTGCGTGGCGACGCACAAGGCGAGTCGGCTACTGGCGAAGGAATCGATCACCAGTCCCCTGCGGGCGCCGTTCACCGAGTACCTGAAGCCCACGGGAGAGGCCGAACTCAACGAGGCGGTGCGTGGCCATGGGGTGCAGCACGCCGTCGGTGAACTGGTCACGTGCCCGTTCTGTCTGTCGGTGTGGGTGGCGACAGCGCTGACGACCGGTCTCGTCTTCGCGCCGAGGATGACGCGACTGGTGAACACCGCACTCACCGCTGTCGCGGCGTCGGATGTGCTGCAACTCGGCTACGACGGGAGCAAACAGCTCCTGCACGCGGCCGGCTCGCTAGGAAACCACGATTGAGCTTGTCCGGGAGCATGCCATGCTGAGCCACCACGAACAGCGCGAGCTGGAACGGATCCAGGAGCGGTTCGAGCGCGACGATCCGCAGCTGGCCAAAGCGCTCGGCCAGGTCGGACGGCCGTGCGGCTGGGCCCGGTCCCGTCTGCTGCGGTACAGCCTCGACCTCGTGGCCCTTGTCCTCATCGTGGTCGGAGCGGTGACACTGAACTTCGGCCTGATCTTCTTCGGGGCCGTGTGCCTGGCCGCGGGGGCGTGTCTGCACGTCACCAAGTGGCACGACGAACCCGTGCCGCGGCACCGGCGCCTGGAGTAGGCGGGACTTCAGGACGCGGGGGAGCCCGGAGAGTCCCACGTGCGGCCGGTGAGCCGCTCGTAGACGTCGATGTACCGCTGGCGGGTGGCCTCCACGACGTCGGGTGGTACGGCCGGTCCCGGAGGGGTTTTGTCCCAGCCGGTGGAGACGGCCCAGTCCCGTACGTACTGCTTGTCGAAGGAGTGCTGTGGGCGGCCGGGTTCCCACTGGTCGGCGGGCCAGAAGCGGGACGAGTCGGAGGTCAGCACCTCGTCGCCGAGGGTGAGGACCCCGTCGGCGTCCCAGCCGAACTCGAGTTTCGTGTCGGCCACGAGGATGCCGCGTTCGGCGGCGTACTCGGCGCCCTCCCGGTAGATGCGCAGAGTCAGGTCGCGAAGGCGTTCGGCGGTTTCCCGGCCTTCCTGGGCGACGACGTCGTCGAACGTCATGGGCAGGTCGTGGCCGGTGTCGGCCTTCGTGGTGGGGGTGAAGATCGGTTCGGGGAGTTTGCTGCCTTCCACCAGGCCGGACGGGAGCGGCACGCCGCACACGGTGGACGATCGCCGGTACTCCTGCAGGGCCGAGCCGGTGAGGTAACCGCGGGCCACGCACTCCACCTTGATCATGGTGAGGGGGCGGCATCGGATGGCCCGGCCGGCGAACTCGGCGGGTACGTCGGTGGCCGAGATCAGGTGGTTGGGGACGATGTCGCGGAACCGCTCGAACCACCACACGGACAGTTGGGTCAACAACGCGCCCTTGCCGGGGATGGGGGTGGGCAGTGGCACGTCGTAGACCGAGACGCGGTCGGAGGCGACCAGCAGCAGGTCACCTCGGTCGGAGTACAGGTCGCGGACCTTGCCCGCGTGCAGGTGCTTCACGCGCGTCATCGTAGTTGTCCCGGCTCTCGGGGGCGCCGCGGTCGCACGAAGGAAAGTGGCTCAGATCACTTAACGCCATTGTGGACGGACGCGGGATGACGCGCACCGACGCGGTTTCTTGGTGTCGGGATTCGGTTTTCATTGCCCTGTCAGGGAAAGCACGTGGCATCGTAACGGTGACACAGCGCGTTCGGCCGATTACGTGAGAAGTTGCCGGCCAGTAGGATCGTCGATGTTCGTTCGGGGGACACAACGTCGGCGCACGACGCCGGTGGACGCTTGAGGAGGCGTACTCGAACGTGGCGGTGCCCCAGCAAGCAGCGGACTCGGGTGGTCCGGACAGCCCTGTTCTGCCCAACATCGCTCGCATCAGGAACTTCTGGCTGAACGGCAGTCGGCACAACGACGACGACCGGGAGATGGCCCAGCGGATCGAGCTGTGTGGGCCGCACATCCCGTATCTCGTCAGAGCGCAACGATCGCTCGTCCGACGCCAGGTCCGCTACCTCGTCACCCACGGCATCACCCAGTTCCTCGACCTCGGTTCGGGGCTGCCCGAATCCGACTACGTGCACCACGTGGCCCAAAGACTCGATCCGACGTGCCGGGTCGTGTACGTGGATGTGGACGCCTCGATCGAGACCGACAGCAAGGAGTTGGTGGCGGGCGCCGACAACACGGCCTTCGTGGTGGCGGACTGCCGTGATGTCGACGGCGTGCTCGAGCACCCCGAGGTACGCGTGATATGCGACACCTCGCGGCCGTTCGCGGTGCTGATGACCGAGCTGTTGCTGCACATCCCCGACGAGGAGGACCCCGCCGGGCTCGTGGCGTCGTACGTCGACGCCATGCCGTCGGGCAGCTACCTGGCGATCTCGCATTTCGGCGAGGACGACCGGGTGTTGGAGGGTTTCCAGATCTTCGAGGGCCTGCGCTTCGGCCGGTTCCCCGCCGTGAGTCTGCGCTCCCGGGAACAGGTGGAGAAGCTGTTCGCCGGACTCGCCCTCGTCGACCCCGGCGTGGTGCCGGTGCCGCTGTGGCGTCCCGAACCCGACGACGAGGTACTGCGCAACCCGAGCGAGGTGCGCATGTACACGGGCCTGGGGCGCAAGGACTGATCCGGAGGACCCCGGACTCAGCCCGTCGCCAATCCCACTCCGACGAGGAGGACGTCGGCCGCGAGCACCACCGGCATGACCGTCGTCCGGAGTCGGGTGGAACTCGTCGGACGTCTCACCCGCACCCGCCGCAGCAGTGCCACCACCGTTCCGGTGAACACCACGTGTCCGCCCGCGCCCACGAGGGCCGCCACCGGACCCCCGTACCACCACAGGCCCCACGACAGCGCGAACACCCCGGCGCACAGGAGCAGGCACGCCAGGGCGAGTGCGCGTACGGCACCGTGCCGCACGCTCGTCGTGCGCTGGCCCGCGGCGGCGTCGGCCTCGCGGTCGGGAACCGACCACCACACCACGCGTCCCGTGGCCAGCAGCGTCAACCCCCCGAACGTGAGCACGGCCTCCGGTGGGAGGTCGGCGCGCACGGCCGCATGGGCGGTGACGAACGGCAGTGCGATGACCCCGCACGCGAACACCGCCGCGCCGGGCAGACCACGCGACTTCCACCGCATCGGCTCGACGTTGTAGAGCACGTGGGCCGCGACGGTGCCCGCGGCCGCCAGGGCCACGAGCCAGTGCCCCGTCCAGACCGAGACGGCGACCGCGAGCGAGCCACCGAGGACGAACTCGGCCGTCACCAGCCGGAGGCCGTCTCGACCACCCAGCTTCAGCACCGCGTTCGCCAGTCGTCCGCGTTCGGGGTGTCGGGCGTCGCTGTCGAGGTCGGCGACGGCGTTCAACACCAGCCCCGCCTCCATGAGCACGATGTTCGCGACCACGGCCAGCAGCACCGGCCAGGCCACCAGCTCGGTGGGCGCGGCCACCGCGAAACATGCGCCCCACAACGCCTGGCACACGGTGTTGACCCAGAACGGGAACTCCAACCGGTGTACGGCGGCGAGTTCCCGGGCCGTCAGTCGCGGCATGCCGTCACCCGCATGCGAAGCCGCGCCGACGGTGCCATCGCGTGGCCCCGAAGCTGCAACGTCCCGGCACGCGGGTTCACGCATCGCCATTCCCTGCGCCGCAGCACCGCGGCCGTGATCATGCGCAGCTCCAACAGCGCGAGCTGGCTACCCAGACACCGCCTGCTCCCCCCGCCGAACGGCAGGTAGTGCGCCGGCCCGTACTTGCGGCCGAGGAATCGGTGGGGGTCGAACCGCAGCGCGTCGGCGAACACGTCGTCCTGGCGGTGGGCCAGGTAGATGCTGGTGGTCAACGTGGTGCCCGCCGGCAGGGTCCGGCCGAGCAGTCGGGCCTCGCAGCGCAGCCTGCGGTTCTCCGCCACCGTCACCGGTGGGGCCAGGCGCAGCGCCTCCGAGATCACGGCGCTCAGCAGTGGCACGGCGGAGGCCGGTGGGGCGTCCTCGCTGGTCGCGTCCAGCTCGTCGAGGACGTCCCGGCGCAACGATTCGTCGCGGGCGAGCCAGTACAGTGTCCAGGCGGCGGCCGACGCCGTGGTCTCGTGGCCGGCGAACAACAACGACACGATCTGGTCGCGTAGGTCGTCGTCGGTCAGTTCGGCCAGCGGGCCTTCCGCATGCAGCAGGAGCGACGCCAACGTCGGCGGGTCCGATCGCCGTGTCGTCCTGGCCCACGACACCAGCGCCGCGTCCAGTTCGGCGTCGGACCTCGGCAGCCCTCCGCGGAGGAAGCGATAGGCCAGCGTGCGGTGCCGCGAGCCGAGCGCGTCGTCG
It encodes the following:
- a CDS encoding cytochrome P450, which encodes MNRTELRMALRTLPFLDAHRTDPRRHVELASDPPKLLVWHPEVIEWLFRSDAELDHPGSRSLRPLFGTHSLLWVDGPRHTAYRKLLGPPLRGRRLSAYEGLIADTVHAEVEALRPGQTVALADWTRRLALRIIGRLVLGELDRHTESILDDFTSWIDDALGSRHRTLAYRFLRGGLPRSDAELDAALVSWARTTRRSDPPTLASLLLHAEGPLAELTDDDLRDQIVSLLFAGHETTASAAAWTLYWLARDESLRRDVLDELDATSEDAPPASAVPLLSAVISEALRLAPPVTVAENRRLRCEARLLGRTLPAGTTLTTSIYLAHRQDDVFADALRFDPHRFLGRKYGPAHYLPFGGGSRRCLGSQLALLELRMITAAVLRRREWRCVNPRAGTLQLRGHAMAPSARLRMRVTACRD
- a CDS encoding phosphoribosylaminoimidazolesuccinocarboxamide synthase, encoding MTRVKHLHAGKVRDLYSDRGDLLLVASDRVSVYDVPLPTPIPGKGALLTQLSVWWFERFRDIVPNHLISATDVPAEFAGRAIRCRPLTMIKVECVARGYLTGSALQEYRRSSTVCGVPLPSGLVEGSKLPEPIFTPTTKADTGHDLPMTFDDVVAQEGRETAERLRDLTLRIYREGAEYAAERGILVADTKLEFGWDADGVLTLGDEVLTSDSSRFWPADQWEPGRPQHSFDKQYVRDWAVSTGWDKTPPGPAVPPDVVEATRQRYIDVYERLTGRTWDSPGSPAS
- a CDS encoding DUF1360 domain-containing protein gives rise to the protein MSAVLNAARQVRSRYSGSEPRPLGGYLGALVTFVVAVGTATAVGRARKVPLPERLAVQDVVMLCVATHKASRLLAKESITSPLRAPFTEYLKPTGEAELNEAVRGHGVQHAVGELVTCPFCLSVWVATALTTGLVFAPRMTRLVNTALTAVAASDVLQLGYDGSKQLLHAAGSLGNHD
- a CDS encoding SAM-dependent methyltransferase codes for the protein MAVPQQAADSGGPDSPVLPNIARIRNFWLNGSRHNDDDREMAQRIELCGPHIPYLVRAQRSLVRRQVRYLVTHGITQFLDLGSGLPESDYVHHVAQRLDPTCRVVYVDVDASIETDSKELVAGADNTAFVVADCRDVDGVLEHPEVRVICDTSRPFAVLMTELLLHIPDEEDPAGLVASYVDAMPSGSYLAISHFGEDDRVLEGFQIFEGLRFGRFPAVSLRSREQVEKLFAGLALVDPGVVPVPLWRPEPDDEVLRNPSEVRMYTGLGRKD
- a CDS encoding universal stress protein: MTEAWSTAEARDAVLACFDGSEGGQRAVWWAAGEAVARGRPLVILWSLEWDPPRTQQEVSLENYDAQNVIEATRQELERVAGDCQALYPELSVLVTMPDGAPEDTVPRTADDIEPGLVVAGASGRGALSRLLLGSTVAYLARTLRQPLVVVRGEPAPPDAPVVVGVDGSGTSVRAVDFAFVFAQEHGVPLRAVHSWNDWPLDTYATAPPGQVGLYYMEAVHEAAREQFEEVARRYPGVSAEWDAVAERPTHALLDRAEGARLLVVGSHGRGPVTRALLGSVSHAVLYHAPCPVAVLRSRSEESEESGTG
- a CDS encoding DUF3558 domain-containing protein, producing MKRVSVTAAMTAAILVGVTGCSTTSDGTPTTPSTPSSRIPSSAESSAPALPHSGAPKVNNPLPESALPENPCDAFTRDQVEAALGSDAPEGERDDDFATGPMCDWTDSASATIITVFFSTKTGEGLSAVYANTKPQTDFWETLPPIHGFPAVMTSFEEASEASCHVIVGLADHYTVSASVANPRKPHATNCDSAERLADMLVGNLLQRAGR
- a CDS encoding DUF3040 domain-containing protein, with translation MLSHHEQRELERIQERFERDDPQLAKALGQVGRPCGWARSRLLRYSLDLVALVLIVVGAVTLNFGLIFFGAVCLAAGACLHVTKWHDEPVPRHRRLE
- a CDS encoding AI-2E family transporter — translated: MSEPAVRFTSGMLRRAAVISAQFLILFAALWALRNIGKHLSYVIIPLAVALLFTAVLEPVVSWLVRHRWPRPLAVVAALLFGFVIVGGLVAFVVFSVIDSYDELRRRVLESIEQLRSWLSQSPFPASGELLGRVQNWIGGNQDTLVSQTLTAFSTVGSFFVGLLIALVLFIMFLHAGPRLWAATLLPWRPSTRELLDSIGRRAYRGVVIYVRVTALVALIDAIGIGIGLAIVGVPLTVPLAALVFIGGFIPYIGAVVSGFLAVAVTLVSNGFVPALIILGVVLLVQQLEGQVLHPILQGNFTSLHPAVVLVALVIGGAEGGIAGVLFAVPLLAAIRGAVLAYAEHRAKEEERAKAGTDTQAGPETPE
- a CDS encoding UbiA prenyltransferase family protein translates to MPRLTARELAAVHRLEFPFWVNTVCQALWGACFAVAAPTELVAWPVLLAVVANIVLMEAGLVLNAVADLDSDARHPERGRLANAVLKLGGRDGLRLVTAEFVLGGSLAVAVSVWTGHWLVALAAAGTVAAHVLYNVEPMRWKSRGLPGAAVFACGVIALPFVTAHAAVRADLPPEAVLTFGGLTLLATGRVVWWSVPDREADAAAGQRTTSVRHGAVRALALACLLLCAGVFALSWGLWWYGGPVAALVGAGGHVVFTGTVVALLRRVRVRRPTSSTRLRTTVMPVVLAADVLLVGVGLATG